The window CGAACGCTTCCAAAAACAATAAGCATGCTCTAAAAAGATATCATTATATCAATACTAAACACACGCAGAACACATGTCCAAATAAAATACACATGGAGAGACACCTTTAAACTCATTAGCTCTTACACATACAAGACAAGTGTCTGGAGTATGACAATGAGATGGGCCTTGAACCCATCACCGCAACGAGGAGACAACTCACCAAGTTGTGAAAAACTCCACAGCTCGATAAACTCATATCGACCTTAGACAGACTCGCACCTAGTACCTCGTAATGGCTTaagaaggggggggggggattgTGATGAAGCATTTGGAGCATAAACCCACTTAAAAGGCCCATGGCTCCTAGAGAGATCCCTACCATCATCCTGGAACCCTTCCGAGAGCCTAATCGGCTCGAGGTATAGACAGAGCATGTCAATGATGTAAGGGCATCAGTCAGAGTCTATAAATGAGAGGAACTAAGTAGGAAGTAAGAATTATTTTTCTCTCTAGATTGGAACTTTCTCTCCATTATCTCTCTACTAACTTGATTATCGAAGTGTATTTGAGGGACGGCTCCCAATATAGATGGGCCACATATAGAAAGAAATCACTATTCAAACCCCAATATCCCATCactattttttactttttaaaataTAGTAAGTTAGAatggatttaatttttttaattttaaaccaaTTATGATAATATTATGAGGACCGCCATGAGAAATCTCCATCCCTatttataaaatgaaaaaaaatatagtttccATATCTATCTATGCGGACTGTAGGATTTCATAAGGTCTTCATTCTCAAattctaaataatttttttttagtaaaattcGAATTATTTTTTGTCATATAATGTAGTTAGACAAGTACAATCTACAAAACATCAATACACTTTATATAAAAAACATCATCAATCATAATTTATAGTAATACATCAATATACAAATGATCTAAATATATGACAATACACATTTTAAGATATGCATAAACTACATGAGAATGAGGGACGAGGATCCCGAGAGAAATCCCTATCACCATCTCAATGGAATTTATTTTCTCAATCACTGTCCCATgataaaaataaaggaaaatttcATGATCTAGTTGAGTGAATCCCACCGTCCTATTTGTAACCCTAATTGCGCATCTAAAATTTATTGTGGCACTCGAAATTGAATGAAAAGTCTACGTTAACTCTTTATCCTTCATTGTTGCCACCAGAAAAACAAAAGTAGTTTAGACGTCTAAATATAAatcctaaaaatatattttataacaaGCTATTTTAACTTGTAGTTTGGTTTGACACATCAGATTTTCAAGTTACAACGCTTTTTAGCTATAAACTATTTCAACCGTGAGGAGTTGTAATTTTCGACACGAAAACACGATTTATAGAGATAAACCAACTGACATGACATGACATGATTGagacgaaaatcatttttctaacatttataacatataaaaccatatggaacatatatatgagataacacgattttgacacaaAACACGACACCTCTTCACAATTCTTATAATTTGAATATATCTCACATGTATACTGAATTCTGAATTATAAAGTCTCCTCAATTCATTGATGGAGTAACTCAAAATTTCTACAACTTAAAAGATAGTCTGTTTGGTCTTTTTGCTCTATGTTATCATAAAAGATGCTCTAATGAGGTATAGGGTGCGTGAGGGTGAAGGTTTCAAGGGGGTCATCAAGAGAAGACAGAAGAAGTAATGATGGGTCTTTTTTACTGAATCTAGTAAAATCTATCCAAGTAGAAAATACTCTGCATTTGATTGATACAAACCCAACTTTCTTCAACAATGCAATCATTATTACTATTTCTATTTTCAATCTAACTCTGTCAATGTCAcatctttaattaattataacttATCTACCAAGACCAAGATCCGGCCCATTCTTATGTGAGCCTTGTAAGCTGGGCTAGCTTCGGACTAATATGCCATGTCCGGCCCATGAAACCATGCCCTTGGACCTACGTTAACAGTTCTACCAATTTCAGAGTCCGTTTGATCAGTGTTATTGGGGATAATAATTGGTATGAGTTTTGCCGTATCCGATACTATTCGATTCTAATGATATATAAAGAAATATGAAACGGATATGAGATCCAATACATTACACATGACAGGTACGAGAAGGGTATGAGATTACCTTAGGGTATCCGGTACCTGCCGTGTATTTGGACACATAAATTTTATTCTCTTGAAGTTGATGAATATGGATACCAAATAgaggaaaaaatgaaaattatcaTTATATCACattaacattttatttttatttttagtgtgTTTTTATTTCTTGATAATTTGACTGATTTAAAATGTTTGTTAAatttatggatgatttattaaatttatattttgttagaTTTGTTTATTCTTCACGGGTAAGGATGCCCGCTATTTTAATAGGACGAGTATGAGAATCAAAAAGTATACCAATTAGGGTAATGTGAtaagtatatataattaaaaaataaacaagtaAGAGTTTGTGATTGAAAATACCCGTAAATACTATATCCGTTGTCATCCCTAGCTTTTACTGTTTGTTATTGtagttaattattattttacaaTAACATCTTATTAGATTTCCCTGTATATCTGTTGGAGCACACATTGTGGGCCTTGATAGCCCATAATGTCCATAAGACTCCTCTCTATTAAGGCATCCACCTCTCTTTCCTGAGGGTGGGTGTCCATTTCTTAATCCAGGGGTAAATCAATTATGCCTAATGCCGAATTATTAGACTAGATGTGGCAGATAATCCGCATTAGATGAATCTCCATGTGGATTGCTATACGTCGTTCCTATTTTACTTACCGTCGTCtgctgtttgacatttttgtccttttcatttttcattcaaaaaagtgaaattctctcaacctcgaagaacaaaacgaagaaaaatcatgcctccaaaacaagaaaaaatacttgaacatctaagtttcgtatttaccaataatctgaaatttaacgaatttaacttgaaacgaattttttttttccgttgaatttgctctaaacgggtagcccatacggtccggtccatggaccggtagtatgaactacccgtttttacctagagaaaaacgggtaggctacccgttttcctttagggaaaacaggtttatttatttttaattataataaatattaaaaattgattggatacttcaatacgtattttttataattaaatttatctatacgttttttctatccaatcaatacataatttatcaataattaaatctacattctaaaagataaataaatataaattaacaaataaaaattaattgcacgtgttaatacatgtttttttatttccaatcaataatttatatatacgttttttctatccagtcaatacataatttacgtataattaactttacgttctaaaaggtaaataaatataatttaccaaataaaaattaattgaacacttcaatacgtattttttatttccaatcaataatttatctatacgttttttctatccaatcaatacataatttatctataattaatatttattataattaaaaataaaataaacccgTTTTTCCTAGGtaaaaacgggtaggctacccgtttttACCTAGGAAAAACGGGTAGCCTATCCGTTTTTACCTAAGAAAAACGGGTAGTTCATActaccggtccatggaccggaccgtatgggctacccaTTTAGAGCAAATTCAACGGAAAAAAAATTCGTTTTAAGTCatattcgttaaatttcagattattggtaaatacaaaacttagatgttcaagtattttttcttgttttggaggcataattttcttcgttttgttcttcggggttgagaaatttcacttttttgaatgaaaaatgaaaagggcaaaaatgtcaaacaggaggcgacggTAAGTAAAATAGGAGCGACGTATAGCAAAACCCCTTTCTATCCTTTATAATAGTTCACGAAGCATTTTGAACTCTAAACCCATCTAGAATCCACTAAAATGGACAGTCCACCAAAGCACAAAAGACCCAGGGCTCTCAAAAGGTCTAAagcttcttattattattaagttATTTGTAGTGGTAAAGCTATAAAAGAATTAATGTGAGATTTAAGGAATTCCGATGATAAATTTTTAGAATAGAGAAGAAGATAAGAGAGAAGAATAAAGGAGTTCATAATTAtgagaaagaattagagtttataattgatatttttcaTCAACGGTTATACAACTGTGGAATGACAGCTAACCTAACAACTTAGCTAGAATCCAAAATAGGATAAAGTAGAAACAATGCATAAAGGAATACAAAATGCAACGAACAACTAATAAAATAGTAACTAATTTAACCGTTAATAGAATAACGGCTAATTGGAATCTAACAATTAGCATTCTTAGTCGTTATTCTTCTTGAGTATGTGACAATACTTCCCTTTTTGCACATTCTTGTTCCCAAGAATGATAAAACACAAGGAATTGATGACTAATAGTAAGCTTAGATTCCCAAAGGTCCATCTATGTGCAGACATGCCAGACCACAAAATTAGAGACAAGATAGTCAATATTGATGTAGAAGGACTCAACCGTTTCTTCAATAATGAAACATGGAAAACTGAATGAATGCGACTTGTTTGCGGCATCTTCAACTTATAAGAAATTTTACCAATGCGTTCTAGAGTAAGATAGGGACCATAATACCATGCATATAGCTTAAGAGAAGTTATGGCAGCAACTGTTGACTGTCTGTAAGGTTGTAATTTAAGGAGCACTAGGTCTCCAATCTTGAATCCCCTATTAGTGCTTCTTATCAGCATATTGCTTCATATGATTATGGGCCTTAGCTAGACAGTTCTATAATATCTTGTTCATATTCTCCCTTTGTGTCAAAAGCTCATCCAAAACTACAACTGATGATGTAAAAGCAGGCAGGATAAGTAGAGAAGGGCTCATACCATATAGAGCTTATAAGGGGCTCATTTTGATAGAAGTATAACAATTAGGGGGCGTTTGATTCACAAtgggtaagggaaaaggaatcaagaaaggaaaactaaaggaaaggaaaagaataaccattaattcccctatgtgtttggatatgtttaggaaaaggaatccaattccctagagGGCATGggggtaatggcttaacctaaagtgggtaaagggaaagagttttttttttttgtaaacaaacaagaacaaagggaataaAACCCTCtcattcccattcccattcctaaagaccccaaaTCAAACGCCCCCTTAGTGTTATACCAGTATTCAGTTAGGGTTACCAAATGGACCATCTCTTAGGATTAAGAAAACACATGCATTAGGATTAAGAAAACACATGCATCGAAGATAGTTTTCGAAACATTGATTTAGACTTTCAGATTGGCCATTAGTTTGAGGGTGATAGCCACTGGTATATTGCAGTTCAATACCTAATAATTTAAATTCCTAGTGAATATCTTATCCCTATGACACAATAGAGTGAGGAACTCCATGGAACTTAAAAACGTTGTCTAACGTTGTCTATATGAGGTTGAAATCCATGATCTTTTCTTTACCTGGCCGATGAGTGTCAACTTCAATTATCATGGGATCACAATTGATTGAATAACATTCTCCTTCTTCATAACTAGCGATAGTTATCTATTGTTCGCggttcaaaaataacatatagtgGGATAACATCACTTGGATTCATTCGATAATACTCTATGAAGCACTCAACATCACTTGCATTAAAAATCGGAACTACTATTCTAGGAACTTGTTTGGACTGTATTTAGTTTGCATGACCATACATATGTTAAATTATGTTGAATCAATGCGTGCAGAAGTGCAGACTCTCTCTTATAAAATCTCAAagttggtttttttttaaagcCGAAGCAACTTTGATTCACCACCCTCGTATGTGATGGCTTTCCCCTCTGTTTTTGGCCGTTCCACATTATCACACACAAGAAATGGTTGGTTGACATATGTTAAGAAACAAATACATTGGCAAAACAATATTCAAGAAACAAGCTCAAAAGAAATGTGCTTCGCAGTTCTAACAATTACGAAACATAGTATACAGCTACGACAGTCACAGTCCTTCGCGGTTATGTGAATTGCGAACCCTATCATCTAAGACAATAGCTTCATAGTTTACGATTATAATCGTAAACTTGTACACAAAACTTTGTAATaaaatttgatgaattctgtaccTATTCTGCGGACGATTTTATGCCATTTTTACAGGAAAAAGAAACTCTAGGCAACAGTGTTGTTGGAGAGACTACTTTTGCGTAACCAACTCCTAAGATATAGTAGTGTTAGGTAAGCAAAGTAGATGAGATTTAACTTTGAAAGCTTCATCGGAGATCGTCTTCAAAGATTTTCAGTTATTGCTATCTACCAACTAATTACATGATACATAGGTTTGGCACATGTAGCAGTTTCCACACGTGGGAGAAATCAaataaatgaagaaaatgctactGAATTTCACTGCCCCTTTACAGGATGATTCTAATGTGACTGACTCTCAACAAATCTCCAAACACTGACTATCAAAACAAGGAATGCATTCATTACAgagtttgtttgattattaGAAAGCACACCAAAGTATTTATACACACAAATGGAATGAATGCATTCATTCCACCTTGAAAAACATACCAAACTTGATTCAATTCAACAATACCCACCTACCCTTAAGAAGATGTTCTCCATTGCAGCTCAATTTGAACCTTGCCGTTCCTCGAGTCAATCAGATGGTATTTCTCATTTGTTCTCTTGTTGCTAACTACATCACCAAGCTTTATATCCACATAACCCAAACTTTCCTGTTTCATTCACAAAACATTACAATAATCATATGTCAACAAGAAATGATGCTTAGTTCAAAAACATCCAAAATGGTTTCAATTTCTTATGCAAGTTTGCTGGATCTGCTACAATGTTTAATCATATCAAAGCAATTTGATGTAGGGCTTCACAAAACTAACCGAAAACTGATTTTTGAAGACAAAACGGAATTGAAAAATAGGTTAGCCGAAACCGGTAGACTAGTGAATAGTTTTTCATTCAAAAACCCGATGGTTAACTGAAATTAACCGATTatgtatatatacacatatgCCTAATAGGCTCAATACATCCCTAGCTCCCTATACTTGTCATGAAAAGTCAAATGTCACCCTATACTTTGAAAACGTCCTATTTaccccttgaacttgcttaaagtgacataTTGACTCTCTACAGTGACCTATTgcctcctaaacttgcttaaagtgttgCAGGcttcaacttgttcaaaatCTTCCCTTGTTTTGCCAAGTGTATTTTAGGGGTGAATAGTTCCATTGCTTAAAGCAAGTTTAGGTAGGACGTTTTTAAAGTATAGGTGACATTTGACTTTTCATGAAAAATTCAGGGGGCAATAGGTCACCGTAGAGAGTCAATatgtcattttaagcaagttcaagggtAAATAGAACGTTTTCAAAGTGTAGGGggcaattgatttttttggacaagttcaggaggctacaGGGGTATTAAGCCTAACTAATATAAACATAcacaaaattttaataatatatgatatgcatatttatatttcatttttaagttacaaatatttaaatttatttgtttacgtgttttttttatttgaatttgaattttaatatttttatttaatatctaaatagttgtatattaattttaaagtgaataattatatatagtttttctttttccaatTAAAAATCACTATTGGTTAACCGACCATATGCTCTCCTAATTTGATTATACCTTGGGGTGAAGTAGACCCATCCTTGTGGATGCACTAAGAACTTCCACATGAAGTCTATCATTTGTGGGTGGTTCCTCTAGCATGAATTGAAACTCCTCATCCCATCTTGGAGATCTGTTTTTCTTCACAAGCTGTATCAATGCAAAGCATAGACATTAATTGgctgataaaagaaaaatactgctttcaatattttcttttatcaaataaaaatcTTGTATCTCAACATTATCATTGGAGTTAATATGAAAGTTGCATCTTAGAAGCAGCTCTGTTAAAAAAGAGGTGCAATTTTACTGAGGTTATTACATACCCTTGTTTTTCTCTCCTCCCCTTTAAAAAACAACCTGACATAAGGATTTGTGTGGTGTTTTCCTTCAACATCTTGAGCTTCATGTACGATAATAACAAACAAACCACCAGTAGCAGGTGTTCCTTCGGGAGCCTTTTCTACTGCATCTGCATCTACAATGTCCTTTGGTATCTCATCTTCCTTGAAAGCTTTGTATGTCAATTCCACAATGATCTGCCCGCGTAATTTCTCATTTTGAGCATCATTTGCATCCATGTTTTTCAGTAGATCAAGCGTGAAAACTTTTGTCTCATCAGGTGTCAGCTCTTTCAGTGGAACAACATTCATACCCATCTTGTCATGTTTGGCAATCTAAGTAGAAAGAAATGAATGGCTTTATAATATCACGAGTAAGAAAGGTAAAAGTAAACGACAGTACTTTAGCAAATAAGAGATCCGCGGAGCCAGCCAGAAGCTATCTTAAAACATATAATTTTGTGTTCTTTGATGCAAATTAAGCACAGCAAATCGAAGAGATAGTGGGAAAGCTAGGAAGCAAGCAAGAAGGTACCTGTTCCCAGTCATAAACAATAATCTCTAGGGCTTGAGATTCTGGGTCTTTGACAACAATGTTAAATTCCTCATTCCATTCAGGGTTCAAGTTTTTGTGCCTAACAGTTGTCTTTTTTGAAGGGAGCTTATCCTCTGTGAGCTTTAATTTCACATAAGGATCTGATGCACCAAGAAAATCTTTCTTTCTAAGTTTCATTGCCTTCACAACCTTCACAGCCAGAATTCCAACAGGTCGCTTTGAGGCTCTGTAAAATTTTAGGAAAAACAAGTAAGTGCCTTTAAAATAATTAGTGCCTAATACTAGAAAACAAGGAGAGAAAACACATTTACTTTGCAGGATCCAGGATTGGTACTTGTAGGGCTTTCGGCCATAAATACATATTTGCAACTTGATCTTTAATAAGCTCCTAAGAGATGAAAAATGAGTAAAAAATGTCAATGATCCATTTATTGAGGTGGATAAAGTTGCAATTTTCCTATTGAAGCCTGTAAGTGTAGAGGAAAATGAGCGGCC of the Euphorbia lathyris chromosome 7, ddEupLath1.1, whole genome shotgun sequence genome contains:
- the LOC136235425 gene encoding synaptotagmin-2-like encodes the protein MGVLSGILGFCGFGVGTSVGLVIGYYMFIYFQPTDVKDPVIRPLVEQDSKTLQQLLPEIPLWVKNPDYDRVDWLNRFIETMWPYLNTAICKMVRTIAKPIIAEQIPKYKIDSVEFEELTLGSLPPTFQGIKVYLTDEKELIIEPSVKWAGNPNITIAVKAFGLRATVQVVDLQVFASPRITLKPLVPSFPCFANIFVSLMEKPHVDFGLKLLGADAMSIPGLYRFVQELIKDQVANMYLWPKALQVPILDPAKASKRPVGILAVKVVKAMKLRKKDFLGASDPYVKLKLTEDKLPSKKTTVRHKNLNPEWNEEFNIVVKDPESQALEIIVYDWEQIAKHDKMGMNVVPLKELTPDETKVFTLDLLKNMDANDAQNEKLRGQIIVELTYKAFKEDEIPKDIVDADAVEKAPEGTPATGGLFVIIVHEAQDVEGKHHTNPYVRLFFKGEERKTRLVKKNRSPRWDEEFQFMLEEPPTNDRLHVEVLSASTRMGLLHPKESLGYVDIKLGDVVSNKRTNEKYHLIDSRNGKVQIELQWRTSS